The following are encoded in a window of Deltaproteobacteria bacterium genomic DNA:
- the pgsA gene encoding CDP-diacylglycerol--glycerol-3-phosphate 3-phosphatidyltransferase translates to MTMRRGPLAELGNLPNLLTLGRVLLIPIFLVFLFYGSRFSSAVAAFLFIGASLTDVVDGFLARRMNLITTMGKFLDPIADKLLVMSALVMLLSLGRVPAWVVILILAREFIISALRTLAMSEGVVIAAGQGGKWKTSLQMVGLIGLILHYPYRIDFLFFEADLDLHRMGLWLVYISLVPAILSGVAYFQGFWEAVEDA, encoded by the coding sequence ATGACGATGCGCCGGGGTCCCCTCGCCGAGCTGGGCAACCTGCCCAACCTGCTCACCCTGGGGCGGGTCCTGCTGATCCCCATCTTCCTGGTCTTCCTCTTCTACGGCTCCCGCTTCAGCTCGGCGGTGGCGGCCTTCCTCTTCATCGGCGCCAGCCTCACCGACGTGGTGGACGGCTTCCTCGCCCGCCGGATGAACCTCATCACCACCATGGGGAAGTTCCTCGACCCCATCGCCGACAAGCTCCTGGTGATGAGCGCCCTGGTGATGCTCCTCTCCCTCGGGCGGGTGCCGGCCTGGGTGGTGATCCTCATCCTGGCCCGCGAGTTCATCATCTCCGCCCTGCGCACCCTGGCCATGAGCGAGGGGGTGGTCATCGCGGCGGGGCAGGGCGGCAAGTGGAAGACCAGCCTCCAGATGGTCGGCCTGATCGGCCTGATCCTCCACTACCCCTACCGGATCGACTTCCTCTTCTTCGAGGCCGACCTCGACCTCCACCGGATGGGCCTGTGGCTGGTCTACATCTCCCTGGTTCCCGCGATCCTGTCCGGCGTGGCCTATTTCCAGGGCTTCTGGGAGGCCGTCGAAGATGCTTGA
- the nadB gene encoding L-aspartate oxidase yields MRHSTDILVIGGGVAGLTFALEAAKHGRVTLLTKRKLDDTATSRAQGGIAAVLASDDDFEAHIEDTLVAGAGLCHRDVVEFTVERGPARIEALEALGARFNRVDANDPESPYDLCREGGHHARRVVRSADMTGQEVQRVLGAAARAHEGIELIEEHPAIDLITSGHLGLPGENRVLGAYALDRKTGRVSTFLAPVVVLATGGAGKVYRYTSNPDVSTGDGVAMAFRAGCRVANLEFFQFHPTCLFHPDDKSFLISEALRGEGGELVLPSGEPFMEAYHPMKSLAPRDIVARAIDSELKRTGAAHVGLDMRHLSRKFIEERFPGIHGRCLELGIDMCERPIPVVPAAHYLCGGVITDLSGRTDIRGLIALGETSCTGLHGANRLASNSLLEGLVFGHEAGRIVPELLENLGPPEEGRVPSWNPGEAGAPDEQVVVSHNWDEIRRLMWNYVGIERSSKRLSRARRRLHLLQEEIKAYYWAYRVTADVIELRNIDTVAMLIVECACRRKESRGLHYTLDHPERGDDATATDTILSREDMLEAWRLGL; encoded by the coding sequence ATGCGGCACAGCACGGACATCCTGGTCATCGGCGGCGGCGTCGCCGGGCTCACCTTCGCCCTCGAGGCCGCCAAGCACGGCCGGGTCACCCTCCTGACCAAGCGCAAGCTCGACGACACGGCCACCTCGCGCGCGCAGGGAGGCATCGCGGCGGTGCTCGCCAGCGACGACGACTTCGAGGCCCACATCGAGGACACGCTGGTGGCCGGCGCGGGCCTCTGTCACCGCGACGTCGTCGAGTTCACGGTCGAGCGGGGCCCGGCCCGGATCGAGGCCCTCGAGGCTCTCGGCGCCCGCTTCAACCGGGTGGACGCCAACGATCCGGAGAGCCCCTACGACCTCTGCCGCGAGGGCGGCCACCACGCCCGTAGGGTCGTCCGCTCCGCGGACATGACGGGGCAGGAGGTCCAGCGGGTGCTCGGCGCCGCCGCCCGGGCCCACGAGGGGATCGAGCTCATCGAGGAGCACCCCGCCATCGACCTGATCACCTCGGGGCACCTCGGCCTGCCCGGCGAGAACCGGGTGCTCGGCGCCTACGCCCTCGACCGCAAGACCGGCCGCGTCAGCACCTTCCTCGCCCCGGTGGTCGTGCTCGCCACCGGCGGCGCCGGGAAGGTCTACCGCTACACCTCGAACCCCGACGTCTCGACCGGAGACGGCGTGGCCATGGCCTTCCGGGCCGGCTGCCGGGTGGCGAACCTCGAGTTCTTCCAGTTCCACCCCACCTGCCTCTTCCACCCCGACGACAAGTCCTTCCTCATCTCCGAGGCGCTCCGGGGCGAGGGCGGAGAGCTGGTGCTGCCGAGCGGCGAGCCCTTCATGGAGGCCTACCACCCCATGAAGAGCCTGGCGCCCCGCGACATCGTGGCCCGGGCGATCGACTCCGAGCTCAAGCGCACCGGCGCCGCCCACGTGGGGCTGGACATGCGCCACCTCTCCCGCAAGTTCATCGAGGAGCGCTTCCCCGGGATCCACGGGCGCTGCCTCGAGCTGGGCATCGACATGTGCGAGCGCCCCATCCCGGTGGTGCCCGCCGCCCACTACCTCTGCGGTGGGGTGATCACCGACCTCTCCGGCCGCACCGACATCCGCGGGCTGATCGCCCTGGGTGAGACCTCCTGCACCGGCCTCCACGGCGCCAACCGCCTGGCCTCCAACTCCCTCCTCGAGGGGCTGGTCTTCGGCCACGAGGCCGGCCGCATCGTCCCCGAGCTCCTCGAGAACCTCGGGCCGCCCGAGGAGGGCCGCGTCCCCTCCTGGAACCCCGGCGAGGCCGGCGCCCCCGACGAGCAGGTCGTGGTGAGCCACAACTGGGACGAGATCCGCCGCCTGATGTGGAACTACGTCGGGATCGAGCGCAGCTCGAAGCGCCTCTCCCGCGCCCGCCGCCGGCTCCACCTCCTCCAGGAGGAGATCAAGGCCTACTACTGGGCCTACCGGGTCACCGCCGACGTCATCGAGCTGCGCAACATCGACACCGTCGCCATGCTCATCGTCGAGTGCGCCTGCCGCCGCAAGGAGAGCCGCGGCCTGCACTACACCCTCGACCACCCCGAGCGCGGGGACGACGCCACCGCCACCGACACCATCCTCTCGCGCGAGGACATGCTCGAGGCCTGGCGCCTGGGGCTGTAG
- a CDS encoding CehA/McbA family metallohydrolase, producing MARPEIHRRPGGATTLALLGLLFLGGCRSKLCLTGDRECDLPSPCAGLTFTCDVAEGDEPSVKVYEAGDPLPAGLDTLVSPGDFLLQNDQVVAVIEALDHAHYLGTSGGNLLDLASRGGADTLNHVIQAIGLLPEDAAVYTDARMISGEGLVALQVTGHLDGHPDLRIATRYELRACEPGLRIRTEFANLEPDPKMVALLDGLYWSGRENLPFTPVAGTGFVHPSFGLTTVGDVYTDAPFLAATAHTEEASSYAVLACDQPHLSGFHSDVVSAVGKRPVLLTTRSTASLERFFGVVPGRSVGPAADLALEVREQLFDERWVRIDGQIVTSGGGPLGDEARASVILEEGSLTQERGARTPWTQVAPDAEGRFSARVPWQRGYVLTVEAFGRPVEERALDVDITNLDLGRIAIPGDATLTLQVLRDGVPGEGLVFFHPADEATREAVSGRLHGVWSTCAPLLGAPHGGSPACNRVLVTQTTAVAVPAGNYEVFATAGPFRRLGRASLSVAEGEAQSLSFDLGALPLKPTGTLDGDFHVHGGASFDSSIPHLDRVRAFLAADLDVIVATDHDVVHDYAAARATLDADARLALIVGVETTGHVLYGLDPNTYVPKVIGHWIFWPLDLDPLAPRRGMPWDEEVEPGGLMERMAGAGWPDERGIAQLNHPYAEADFGRDLGWPKALGIDLDLPLPTQDDGSSAALYLRTPEGGRFGNGDYHAQEVMNGTENGDLLPYRAFWFYLLNQGILRAGTANSDSHGLTDNVLGTPRNLIWANTPVVPFSEPVFDTAVREGRMIGTNGPVLEVALDRGSGAPLGPSILPVQPTAGSSLRIRVSAAPWVPVEEVRIIVNGTVVRTFDGAELVTPLDPFGASELLRLEQSLPLSELLPEAGDAWIVVEAGAPLPQAGDLDCDGVPDTTDNDGDGAIDWRDVDRNDDGVVDAADLDVNEDGKRDAKDTPAACEGGEGPLRNPALPEASDAPARIFEAVTPGGYPFAFTNPFVIDREGDGFDAPGLEGGS from the coding sequence ATGGCTCGACCGGAGATCCACCGGCGCCCGGGAGGCGCCACGACCCTGGCCCTGCTCGGGCTGCTGTTCCTCGGCGGCTGCCGCTCGAAGCTCTGCCTCACCGGGGACCGGGAGTGTGACCTGCCCTCGCCCTGCGCCGGGCTCACCTTCACCTGCGACGTGGCCGAGGGCGACGAGCCCTCGGTGAAGGTCTACGAGGCAGGCGACCCGCTGCCGGCCGGCCTCGACACCCTGGTGAGCCCGGGGGACTTCCTCCTCCAGAACGACCAGGTGGTCGCGGTGATCGAGGCCCTCGATCACGCCCACTACCTGGGGACCAGCGGCGGCAACCTCCTGGACCTGGCCTCGCGCGGCGGCGCCGACACCCTCAACCACGTGATCCAGGCGATCGGCCTCCTGCCCGAGGACGCCGCGGTCTACACCGACGCCCGGATGATCTCCGGCGAGGGCCTCGTCGCCCTGCAGGTCACCGGACACCTCGACGGGCACCCCGACCTGCGCATCGCGACCCGCTACGAGCTGCGGGCCTGCGAGCCGGGCCTGCGCATCCGCACCGAGTTCGCCAACCTCGAGCCCGATCCGAAGATGGTCGCGCTCCTCGACGGCCTCTACTGGAGCGGCCGCGAGAACCTCCCCTTCACCCCGGTGGCCGGCACGGGCTTCGTCCACCCCTCCTTCGGCCTGACCACCGTGGGCGACGTCTACACCGACGCCCCCTTCCTGGCGGCCACGGCCCACACCGAGGAGGCCTCGAGCTACGCCGTGTTGGCCTGCGACCAGCCCCACCTCTCGGGCTTCCACTCGGACGTGGTCTCGGCCGTGGGCAAGCGCCCGGTGCTCCTGACGACCCGCTCGACCGCCTCCCTCGAGCGCTTCTTCGGGGTGGTCCCCGGCCGCTCGGTGGGGCCCGCCGCCGACCTCGCCCTCGAGGTGCGCGAGCAGCTCTTCGACGAGCGCTGGGTGCGGATCGACGGGCAGATCGTCACGAGCGGGGGTGGCCCCCTCGGGGACGAGGCCCGGGCCTCGGTGATCCTGGAGGAGGGCAGCCTCACTCAGGAGCGCGGCGCCCGGACGCCCTGGACCCAGGTGGCGCCCGACGCCGAGGGCCGCTTCTCGGCGCGGGTGCCCTGGCAGCGCGGTTACGTCCTCACCGTCGAGGCCTTCGGCCGGCCGGTGGAGGAGCGGGCCCTGGACGTGGACATCACCAACCTGGACCTGGGCCGGATCGCCATCCCGGGCGACGCCACCCTCACCCTGCAGGTGCTGCGGGACGGGGTGCCCGGCGAGGGGCTGGTCTTCTTCCACCCGGCGGACGAGGCCACCCGGGAGGCGGTCTCCGGCCGGCTGCACGGCGTCTGGTCGACCTGCGCGCCCCTCCTGGGCGCACCCCACGGAGGCTCGCCCGCCTGCAACCGGGTGCTGGTGACCCAGACCACCGCCGTGGCGGTGCCCGCGGGCAACTACGAGGTCTTCGCCACCGCCGGCCCCTTCCGGCGCCTGGGCCGGGCCTCCCTGAGCGTGGCCGAGGGCGAGGCGCAGAGCCTCTCCTTCGATCTGGGCGCGCTCCCCCTGAAGCCCACCGGCACCCTCGACGGGGACTTCCACGTGCACGGCGGCGCCTCCTTCGACTCGTCGATCCCCCACCTCGATCGCGTGCGGGCCTTCCTCGCGGCGGACCTCGACGTGATCGTGGCGACGGATCACGACGTGGTCCACGACTACGCCGCGGCGCGGGCGACCCTCGACGCGGACGCGCGGCTGGCCCTCATCGTGGGCGTGGAGACGACCGGCCACGTCCTCTACGGCCTGGACCCGAACACCTACGTGCCCAAGGTCATCGGGCACTGGATCTTCTGGCCCCTGGACCTCGACCCCCTGGCCCCCCGCCGCGGGATGCCCTGGGACGAGGAGGTCGAGCCCGGCGGCCTGATGGAGCGGATGGCCGGGGCCGGCTGGCCGGACGAGCGCGGCATCGCGCAGCTCAACCACCCCTACGCCGAGGCGGACTTCGGCCGGGACCTCGGCTGGCCGAAGGCGCTGGGCATCGATCTGGACCTGCCCCTCCCCACCCAGGACGACGGCAGCTCGGCGGCCCTCTACCTGCGCACCCCCGAGGGCGGCCGCTTCGGCAACGGCGACTACCACGCCCAGGAGGTGATGAACGGCACCGAGAACGGGGACCTCCTGCCCTACCGGGCCTTCTGGTTCTACCTGCTGAACCAGGGGATCCTGCGCGCCGGCACCGCGAACAGCGACTCCCACGGCCTGACCGACAACGTCCTGGGCACCCCCCGCAACCTGATCTGGGCCAACACTCCGGTGGTGCCCTTCTCGGAGCCGGTCTTCGACACCGCGGTGCGCGAGGGGAGGATGATCGGCACCAACGGGCCCGTCCTCGAGGTCGCGCTCGACCGGGGCAGCGGCGCCCCCCTCGGCCCCTCGATCCTCCCGGTGCAGCCGACCGCCGGCAGCAGCCTCCGGATCCGGGTGAGCGCCGCTCCCTGGGTGCCGGTGGAGGAGGTCCGGATCATCGTCAACGGGACGGTGGTGAGGACCTTCGACGGGGCGGAGCTCGTCACCCCCCTGGACCCCTTCGGCGCCAGCGAGCTGCTGCGCCTCGAGCAGAGCCTGCCGCTCTCCGAGCTGCTGCCCGAGGCGGGCGACGCCTGGATCGTCGTCGAGGCCGGCGCCCCGCTGCCGCAGGCGGGTGACCTCGACTGCGACGGAGTGCCCGACACCACCGACAACGACGGAGACGGCGCCATCGACTGGCGGGACGTCGACCGCAACGATGACGGCGTGGTCGACGCGGCCGACCTCGACGTGAACGAGGACGGCAAGCGGGACGCGAAGGACACCCCGGCGGCCTGCGAGGGAGGGGAGGGGCCGCTCCGGAACCCCGCCCTGCCCGAGGCCAGCGACGCGCCGGCGCGGATCTTCGAGGCGGTGACCCCCGGCGGCTACCCCTTCGCCTTCACCAACCCCTTCGTGATCGACCGCGAGGGCGACGGCTTCGACGCCCCGGGGCTGGAAGGAGGCTCGTGA
- a CDS encoding sigma-70 family RNA polymerase sigma factor, giving the protein MRRILAGEREAFEELVTRHGPGLRRTIERMLGRPDVADEAVQEVFLRAWNALGSYRGDATVRGWLYRIATNHCRDLRKRPGWKERTASDPAEVISGQATPEDRSPEQRAAHRRALGAVQAALTARLRQDPALRKRLARLEQVDELVRGLGEPPADPDPELTRRVMERIAAEPAPRPAAQLDAHRPRRTFSWPTALAACLLLLIGFLAGRFAHRPAPREGQGSDAATLARVDAPEPGGVVVHFVLEAGEARTVSVVGTFNGWAPEAHPMHRSQGRWIARLRLPPGRHEYQFLIDGERWIVDPSAPSTAQDGFGGVNGVLEI; this is encoded by the coding sequence GTGAGGCGCATCCTCGCCGGTGAGCGCGAGGCCTTCGAGGAGCTCGTCACCCGCCACGGCCCCGGCCTGCGCCGGACCATCGAGCGCATGCTCGGGCGGCCCGACGTGGCGGACGAGGCGGTGCAGGAGGTCTTCCTGCGGGCCTGGAATGCCCTGGGGAGCTACCGGGGGGACGCCACGGTGCGCGGCTGGCTCTACCGGATCGCCACCAACCACTGCCGGGACCTGCGCAAGCGCCCGGGCTGGAAGGAGCGGACCGCCTCGGACCCGGCGGAGGTGATCTCCGGGCAGGCGACGCCGGAGGACCGCAGCCCGGAGCAGCGCGCCGCTCACCGGCGGGCACTCGGCGCGGTCCAGGCGGCGCTCACCGCGCGCCTGCGCCAGGACCCCGCCCTCCGGAAGCGCCTCGCCCGGCTGGAGCAGGTGGACGAGCTGGTCCGTGGTCTGGGCGAGCCTCCCGCCGACCCGGATCCCGAGCTCACCCGGCGGGTGATGGAGCGGATCGCGGCGGAGCCGGCGCCCCGGCCGGCCGCCCAGCTCGACGCGCACCGGCCGCGCCGGACCTTCTCCTGGCCGACCGCCCTCGCGGCCTGCCTCCTCCTCCTGATCGGCTTCCTGGCCGGGCGCTTCGCGCACCGGCCGGCGCCGAGGGAGGGCCAGGGGAGCGACGCGGCGACGCTCGCCCGTGTCGACGCGCCGGAACCCGGGGGCGTGGTCGTCCACTTCGTCCTCGAGGCGGGCGAGGCCCGGACCGTCTCGGTGGTGGGCACCTTCAACGGCTGGGCCCCGGAGGCCCACCCCATGCACCGCTCGCAGGGCCGCTGGATCGCCCGGCTGCGCCTGCCGCCCGGCCGGCACGAGTACCAGTTCCTGATCGATGGCGAGCGGTGGATCGTGGATCCCTCGGCGCCGTCCACGGCCCAGGATGGCTTCGGGGGCGTGAACGGGGTGCTCGAGATCTGA
- a CDS encoding metallophosphoesterase family protein has protein sequence MAPLPPPEPAPPPAPSATEAGVKGWQDFQLEQATTCVGAADEVMAAPAEWTHEGFRYRIEGGRAGLSRVDASPHPGVIKLGVVSGIKEPDPATLKVLEGFLATFAEAKVDAVLVGGDSGFSGMELEKVFRALGQSGLPILAIAGNNESRSKYNRALRAVSADHPNVLNQDIVRVVQGQGFGVVSLPGYHLKAFASTSASCVHDDDDIKALEALLASVEGERVLLSHGPPKQQGKAGTDWVDQATGNVGNELLTRVLQKSKPRLTVTGHILESGLRATDAKGKPAAPGKPQGALVLNPGQVSALPYQLSSGQVIHGTGALVTVQGGKIHWKILEGPKP, from the coding sequence GTGGCTCCGCTCCCACCCCCGGAGCCGGCGCCGCCGCCGGCGCCGAGCGCGACGGAGGCGGGGGTGAAGGGCTGGCAGGACTTCCAGCTGGAGCAGGCCACCACCTGCGTGGGCGCGGCGGACGAGGTTATGGCCGCGCCCGCCGAGTGGACCCACGAGGGCTTCCGCTACCGGATCGAGGGCGGGCGGGCCGGCCTCTCCCGGGTCGACGCGTCGCCGCACCCCGGCGTGATCAAGCTGGGCGTGGTCTCGGGCATCAAGGAGCCGGACCCGGCCACCCTGAAGGTCCTCGAGGGCTTCCTCGCCACCTTCGCCGAGGCGAAGGTCGACGCCGTGCTGGTCGGGGGCGACTCGGGCTTCTCCGGGATGGAGCTGGAGAAGGTCTTCCGCGCCCTGGGCCAGAGCGGCCTGCCCATCCTGGCCATCGCCGGGAACAACGAGTCGCGCAGCAAGTACAACCGGGCCCTGCGCGCGGTCAGCGCCGACCACCCCAACGTGCTGAACCAGGACATCGTCCGGGTGGTGCAGGGGCAGGGCTTCGGCGTGGTCAGCCTCCCGGGCTACCACCTGAAGGCCTTCGCCTCGACCAGCGCCTCCTGCGTCCACGACGACGACGACATCAAGGCCCTCGAGGCGCTCCTCGCCTCGGTGGAGGGGGAGCGGGTGCTGCTCTCCCACGGCCCGCCGAAGCAGCAGGGCAAGGCCGGCACCGACTGGGTCGATCAGGCGACCGGGAACGTGGGCAACGAGCTGCTCACCCGGGTGCTGCAGAAGAGCAAGCCCCGCCTGACCGTGACCGGGCACATCCTCGAGTCGGGGCTGCGGGCCACCGACGCGAAGGGCAAGCCGGCGGCGCCGGGCAAGCCCCAGGGGGCGCTCGTCCTGAACCCCGGGCAGGTCAGCGCCTTGCCCTACCAGCTCTCCTCCGGGCAGGTCATCCACGGCACGGGGGCGCTGGTGACGGTGCAGGGCGGCAAGATCCACTGGAAGATCCTCGAGGGGCCGAAGCCCTAG
- a CDS encoding tetratricopeptide repeat protein, translating into MAQNDTQSSDQERFLSAVYLGSDLLGKGDLEGAKAALQEALAVRPDDAKARNLLGLACFKLGDFEQAESLYARLVHENPTDATLRVNLGLVHLKSGRFEDAIRELSTAADLEPGHKRAQNYLGLAHARVGDYAQARECFALAGSAAMVEQMDDALAGIAPATAPLAEAPAEESHVFDAEVDVDGDEDEGEEVVAEIDVAAPAEEPAAAAAPAPAPEPAPAPEPAPEPEPEPEPEPEPEPEPEPEPEPEPEPDTELIAEEEPPAEAAAPAAAPRSSARAIFGLDAPAPAPSLPTGAAGISAPSPRLRLGRDEPRLPGAASRDFQVGEGVLIVPVHGEALSRCAGLLTTSGNLEFEAEVKRFRGRATEKPFGEGADRFFRVKGEGQLIIGLGDTVATCFTIDDIDGYFEESKVLAFEESVAYENGRVPSSVSADLNLVHLRGRGQVAVRTEGPIRGIDVTAGAPLRVPLEHLVGWHGGLTPRIAVLAEEGGPGGEPLVGIELVGDGVALLSLPGHGR; encoded by the coding sequence ATGGCGCAGAACGACACCCAGAGCTCCGATCAGGAACGGTTCCTGTCCGCGGTCTACCTGGGCTCCGATCTCCTGGGGAAGGGTGACCTCGAGGGGGCCAAGGCGGCCCTCCAGGAGGCCCTCGCGGTCAGGCCGGACGACGCGAAGGCCCGCAACCTGCTGGGCCTGGCCTGCTTCAAGCTGGGGGACTTCGAGCAGGCCGAGAGCCTCTACGCTCGCCTGGTCCACGAGAACCCCACCGACGCGACCCTCCGGGTGAACCTGGGGCTGGTCCACCTCAAGAGCGGCCGCTTCGAGGACGCCATCCGCGAGCTCTCGACCGCCGCCGACCTCGAGCCCGGCCACAAGCGGGCCCAGAACTACCTCGGCCTCGCGCACGCCCGCGTGGGCGACTACGCCCAGGCGCGTGAGTGCTTCGCCCTGGCGGGCTCCGCCGCGATGGTGGAGCAGATGGACGACGCCCTGGCCGGGATCGCGCCGGCCACCGCCCCCCTCGCCGAGGCTCCGGCCGAGGAGTCCCACGTCTTCGACGCCGAGGTCGACGTCGATGGCGACGAGGACGAGGGCGAGGAGGTGGTCGCCGAGATCGACGTCGCCGCGCCCGCCGAGGAGCCCGCCGCCGCCGCGGCGCCGGCCCCCGCGCCGGAGCCCGCACCCGCGCCGGAGCCCGCGCCGGAGCCCGAGCCGGAGCCCGAGCCGGAGCCCGAGCCGGAGCCGGAGCCCGAGCCGGAGCCGGAGCCCGAGCCCGAGCCGGACACCGAGCTGATCGCGGAGGAGGAGCCTCCCGCCGAGGCGGCGGCCCCGGCCGCCGCGCCCCGCTCCTCGGCCCGGGCCATCTTCGGGCTCGACGCCCCGGCCCCCGCCCCCTCCCTCCCCACCGGCGCCGCCGGGATCTCCGCGCCGTCCCCCAGGCTTCGCCTGGGGCGGGACGAGCCCCGCCTGCCCGGCGCGGCCTCTCGCGACTTCCAGGTCGGCGAGGGCGTGCTCATCGTGCCGGTCCACGGCGAGGCCCTCTCGCGCTGCGCCGGCCTCCTCACCACCTCCGGCAACCTCGAGTTCGAGGCCGAGGTGAAGCGCTTCCGCGGCCGCGCCACGGAGAAGCCCTTCGGCGAGGGCGCCGACCGCTTCTTCCGGGTCAAGGGTGAGGGCCAGCTGATCATCGGCCTGGGCGACACCGTGGCCACCTGCTTCACCATCGACGACATCGACGGCTACTTCGAGGAGTCGAAGGTGCTCGCCTTCGAGGAGTCGGTCGCCTACGAGAACGGCCGGGTGCCCAGCTCCGTCTCCGCCGACCTCAACCTGGTCCACCTCCGGGGCCGGGGGCAGGTCGCCGTCCGCACCGAGGGTCCCATCCGGGGCATCGACGTCACGGCCGGCGCCCCCCTGCGGGTGCCCCTGGAGCACCTGGTGGGCTGGCACGGCGGGTTGACCCCCCGGATCGCGGTGCTGGCCGAGGAGGGCGGCCCCGGCGGCGAGCCCCTGGTGGGCATCGAGCTGGTCGGGGATGGAGTCGCGCTCCTCTCCCTGCCCGGTCACGGGCGCTGA
- the pyrE gene encoding orotate phosphoribosyltransferase, translating to MSEPWKTTLEEDRAALGALLRERSVRFGKFTLASGKESDFYVDCKQTMLTAEGHRLIGRLMLARVPESIRAVGGLTLGADPLASAVSCISALAGRPVDALIVRKEPKGHGTGQWVEHPGLPEGTEVVVVEDVITTGGSSLKAIERLRASGFVPRKVLALVDRQEGGREALEAEGVEVEALFCRSDLEEPSS from the coding sequence ATGAGCGAGCCCTGGAAGACGACCCTGGAGGAGGACCGGGCCGCGCTCGGAGCCCTCCTGCGCGAGCGCTCCGTACGCTTCGGCAAGTTCACGCTCGCCTCGGGCAAGGAGAGCGACTTCTACGTCGACTGCAAGCAGACGATGCTCACCGCCGAGGGGCACCGCCTCATCGGGCGGCTGATGCTCGCGCGGGTGCCCGAGTCGATCCGGGCGGTCGGGGGGCTCACCCTCGGCGCCGATCCCCTGGCGTCGGCGGTCAGCTGCATCTCCGCCCTCGCCGGGCGGCCGGTGGACGCCCTCATCGTGCGCAAGGAGCCCAAGGGCCACGGCACCGGGCAGTGGGTCGAGCACCCCGGCCTGCCCGAGGGCACCGAGGTGGTCGTGGTCGAGGACGTGATCACGACCGGCGGCTCGAGCCTCAAGGCCATCGAGCGGCTGCGCGCCTCGGGCTTCGTTCCGCGCAAGGTCCTGGCGCTGGTGGACCGGCAGGAGGGCGGCCGCGAGGCCCTCGAGGCCGAGGGCGTCGAGGTCGAGGCCCTCTTCTGCCGCAGCGATCTCGAGGAGCCAAGCTCATGA